The following DNA comes from Ruficoccus amylovorans.
CGCGGCGTAGGCTTGGATGTTCATGCGGAAGTTTGAATGTTTGAGAGTTTGAGGGTTTGAAAGTTGGTTAGGCGGAGGGGAGGGTGAAGGCGGTTTCTGGTTCGCGCAGTTCTGTGGGTTTGAATTTCATGCCCTTGATATCCGATTTCGACAGGTAGCCGATGAAACCGCTGAGCAGCGCCTCGGCTTCGGTGGCGACTGCATAGACGCTATCGAACTGAACCTGGTTAATGTAATCGGCATCGAGCATGACGTAGAGTTGGCTTTTGACTTCGGCCAGGGAGCCGCGAGCGACGTAGAGGAACTGCAAAAACTCGCGGTTGCCGCTGCGCCCGAAACCCTCGGCGATGTTGGACATGGCCGAGATGCTGCTTCTGCGGATTTGGTCGCAGAGCGCGAAGTCTCTGCTGACAGGCTCCGCAGACGTAAGAGCATAGACCAGACGGGAAAGCTCGCGCGCTTTCTGCCAGGCTTGAATCTCCTCGAATGTTCGGATGCTTGCCATCTGCTGAACTCTCAAACTCTCAAACCAAAAACTCTCAAACGTCCCGCGCGTCGGCCTAGGCCGACGCCGGGGCCAGCTCTTCCTTGACCCAGTCGTAGCCCTTTTCCTCGAGTTCGAGGGCGAGGGTCTTGTCGCCGCTCTTGACGATCTTGCCGTCGTACATGACGTGGACGACGTCCGGCACGATGTAGTCGAGCAGGCGCTGATAGTGCGTGATGACGAGGAAGCCCCGGTCTGGGCCGCGCATGGAGTTGACCCCTTCGGCGACGATGCGCAGCGCGTCGATGTCGAGGCCGGAGTCGGTCTCGTCCATGATCGCGTACTCGGGCTTGAGCATCATCATCTGGAGGATCTCGCAGCGCTTCTTTTCGCCGCCGGAGAAGCCGTCGTTGACCGAGCGCGAGGTAAAGGCGCGGTCCATCTTGAGCTGGTCCATGGCCGCGTACAGCTCCTTGTAGTACTTCGTGGCGACGAGGTTCTCACCCTCGGGCAGACGGGCCTGGACGGCGGCGCGGATGAAGTTGGCGATGCTCACGCCGGGGATTTCCGCCGGGTACTGGAAGGCCAGAAAAAGGCCCGAGCGGGCGATTTCGTCCGGCTCCATGCCGACGATGTTGGTCCCGTCGA
Coding sequences within:
- a CDS encoding four helix bundle protein — encoded protein: MASIRTFEEIQAWQKARELSRLVYALTSAEPVSRDFALCDQIRRSSISAMSNIAEGFGRSGNREFLQFLYVARGSLAEVKSQLYVMLDADYINQVQFDSVYAVATEAEALLSGFIGYLSKSDIKGMKFKPTELREPETAFTLPSA
- the sufC gene encoding Fe-S cluster assembly ATPase SufC, encoding MSLDIRNLTVSIGEKPILKEFNLTVPKGEVHAIMGPNGTGKSTLAKALAGHEDYDIIGGEALLDGTNIVGMEPDEIARSGLFLAFQYPAEIPGVSIANFIRAAVQARLPEGENLVATKYYKELYAAMDQLKMDRAFTSRSVNDGFSGGEKKRCEILQMMMLKPEYAIMDETDSGLDIDALRIVAEGVNSMRGPDRGFLVITHYQRLLDYIVPDVVHVMYDGKIVKSGDKTLALELEEKGYDWVKEELAPASA